In Aegilops tauschii subsp. strangulata cultivar AL8/78 chromosome 3, Aet v6.0, whole genome shotgun sequence, one genomic interval encodes:
- the LOC120975709 gene encoding protein LATERAL ORGAN BOUNDARIES-like, which produces MSATPWHPPETAESSSGLSSSSSYPPAAAAQHPACSACKHQRRKCTPGCPLAPYFPADKPGSFRNSHRLFGIKNILRFLTRAGPEKRDDCMKSILYEADARASDPVLGTYGLLQSHQRELALATAELVALKEQLELHGHAAQHRSAPDALGFLSPVQPWMPQPPSMYPIQEGQQQPIYGSYVLAGAAKVDEDATIGVKLDEDDVMPMQHDDHAEGCTTHYGRLEPSSSSSYRSSDTSPRGLLNRRALGLKYNPG; this is translated from the coding sequence ATGTCCGCGACCCCGTGGCACCCGCCGGAAACGGCGGAGTCCTCCTCGGGCTTGTCGTCCTCCTCGTCCTATCCCCCGGCGGCAGCAGCTCAGCATCCGGCGTGCTCCGCGTGCAAGCACCAGCGCCGAAAGTGCACGCCGGGGTGCCCGCTTGCGCCCTACTTCCCCGCGGACAAGCCCGGGAGCTTCCGCAACTCCCACCGCCTCTTCGGCATCAAAAACATACTCCGGTTCCTGACGAGAGCCGGCCCGGAGAAGCGGGACGATTGCATGAAATCCATACTGTACGAGGCCGACGCCCGTGCTTCCGATCCGGTGCTCGGCACGTACGGCCTCTTACAGAGTCACCAGCGAGAGCTTGCCTTGGCGACGGCCGAACTCGTGGCCTTAAAGGAGCAGCTGGAGTTGCACGGGCACGCCGCGCAGCACCGCTCGGCGCCGGACGCTCTGGGCTTCCTCTCGCCGGTCCAGCCGTGGATGCCGCAGCCGCCGTCGATGTATCCGATACAGGAGGGGCAGCAGCAGCCGATCTACGGTAGCTACGTACTAGCTGGTGCTGCGAAGGTCGACGAGGACGCGACAATCGGCGTGAAGCTTGACGAGGACGATGTGATGCCAATGCAACATGATGATCATGCCGAGGGCTGTACAACACACTACGGTAGATTAGAGCCGTCATCGTCATCGAGCTACCGGTCTTCGGATACTTCGCCTCGCGGACTTCTGAACCGTCGCGCTTTAGGTTTAAAGTACAATCCTGGTTAA